A single genomic interval of Streptomyces sp. 1222.5 harbors:
- a CDS encoding VCBS repeat-containing protein: MRSGRAGAAVAVGCVIALGACGPGDDSGTARPAGTRIADAPARLPVPHGRGSKVRDDFNGDGHRDLVLDDLVKAQSHADDPGIGIVYGGPHGLAPGARQLLSPGKYAAPTEGRLPAAFDAEETCDLDGDGFTDLIVSTDPPYDGQGQPPVPLQILFGSPSGLTGRGVKLAVPARARFGNDWPDQPVCGDFDGDGGMDLVLHASAGRLSYLRGPFSREGAPHAAGAPLPAPGEVPAGPAVDVDRDGYDDLVVRTSEGPGTAAVVLGGPTGPARTGTVLPSGVDVALGRFGHGRALDAAVGGMAETSLRYDLPLPAARASLPSPGSVLDAADFDGDGRDELLTSGSRLRVLRAGAAGLSARDAVTVRPAAAGTTRVLAAGDFDGDGKADLAVRTYQGETKDTVAVYRGSAKGLLETRPAVRFSTSEFLAR, from the coding sequence ATGCGGAGCGGCAGAGCGGGTGCGGCGGTCGCCGTCGGCTGTGTGATCGCGCTCGGCGCGTGCGGTCCGGGCGACGACAGCGGGACCGCCCGGCCCGCGGGGACGAGGATCGCCGACGCCCCCGCCCGGCTGCCCGTCCCGCACGGCAGGGGCAGCAAGGTCCGGGACGACTTCAACGGCGACGGTCACCGCGACCTCGTCCTCGACGACCTGGTCAAGGCGCAGAGCCACGCCGACGACCCCGGCATCGGGATCGTCTACGGCGGCCCGCACGGACTCGCCCCTGGGGCACGGCAGTTGCTGAGCCCCGGCAAGTACGCCGCCCCCACCGAGGGCCGGCTGCCCGCCGCCTTCGACGCCGAGGAGACCTGCGACCTCGACGGCGACGGCTTCACCGACCTCATCGTGTCGACCGACCCGCCGTACGACGGCCAGGGGCAGCCGCCGGTGCCGCTGCAGATCCTGTTCGGCTCCCCGTCCGGGCTCACCGGGCGCGGGGTGAAGCTCGCCGTCCCGGCCCGCGCCCGCTTCGGCAACGACTGGCCCGACCAGCCGGTGTGCGGCGACTTCGACGGCGACGGCGGCATGGACCTGGTGCTGCACGCTTCCGCGGGACGGCTGTCGTACCTGCGCGGGCCCTTCAGCCGCGAGGGCGCCCCGCACGCGGCCGGCGCACCCCTGCCCGCCCCCGGCGAGGTGCCGGCCGGACCCGCCGTCGACGTGGACCGGGACGGGTACGACGACCTCGTCGTCCGCACCTCGGAGGGCCCCGGCACCGCCGCCGTGGTCCTCGGCGGCCCCACCGGGCCGGCCCGCACCGGCACCGTCCTGCCCTCGGGCGTCGACGTCGCCCTCGGCCGCTTCGGACACGGCAGAGCGCTGGACGCGGCGGTCGGCGGCATGGCGGAAACGTCCCTGCGCTACGACCTCCCGCTCCCCGCCGCCCGCGCCTCGCTCCCCTCCCCGGGCTCGGTGCTCGACGCCGCCGACTTCGACGGCGACGGCCGCGACGAGCTCCTCACCAGCGGCTCCCGGCTGCGCGTCCTGCGCGCCGGTGCGGCGGGCCTGTCGGCACGGGACGCGGTCACCGTCCGGCCGGCCGCGGCCGGGACGACGCGTGTGCTCGCGGCCGGCGACTTCGACGGCGACGGGAAGGCCGACCTGGCGGTGCGGACGTACCAGGGCGAGACGAAGGACACGGTCGCCGTGTACCGGGGGTCGGCGAAGGGACTGCTCGAGACCCGGCCCGCGGTGCGCTTCTCGACCTCGGAGTTCCTCGCGCGGTAG